One window of Chamaesiphon minutus PCC 6605 genomic DNA carries:
- a CDS encoding M16 family metallopeptidase, which translates to MLKIRDFWVSWRRYRFGMLLFGVCLSAILASPQVAMSTQPIPTVTTESAPGAEVAKQPLARPSKSPTLPTKKPTTLTATVKKTVLGNGMTVLTKEVRNAPVVTVQVWYKIGSRNEAPGVNGIAHQLEHMLFKGTKDRPIQFGRLFSALGSSFNAFTSYDQTAYYGTVEKNKLSSLLVLEADRMQNSTIDTEKLTGEKRVVISELQGYENSPSYRLDRAVKRAAFPNTPYGLTVGGTKADVEKFTVEQVRSYYDSYYAPNNATLVVVGDFDTAKLMAKVEETFGKVPRREIKVTKSPPTNIKPTRRLTLKEPGTTQLTNQVYPLPDANHPDVPAIDVMNYVLTEGRSSRMYQSIVETGIATSLDGGAINLAAGGWYEISSIVEVGKSLPKLEAAIEKEIKLLQTKGATAGEIARAKAQLKAAYLLSNRDINSQARQLGNDQTTTGDYQFTDKYLAGVERVTLADVQRVAKKYLQPNLKTIGFFEPTQITDKAAAAATGGKTADNFAPGAPVDPSELAKYLPPLDPDTSSQTQALPQEVQLKNGLRVFLLPDSSTPTVTLSGSIQAGTEYDSPNKAGLASLTAANIMSGTQTQTALTIAKTLESRGAGLAFGASREGVGLGGNALSKDLPILLQTLGDVVQNANFPQPKFELSRQRALTSLKLELDSPNSVARRKFQQTIYPKDHPFTIFPTAETLSALTAADLQTFYRQHYLPSNTILAIVGDFKVAEVTALLESTLGKWSTTAESVKLKYPIPQLPTQQVLVNPALPGKTQAITLLGNKAIDRKDPRYYSALVLNQILGGDTLSSRLGTEIRDRLGLTYGIYSSFAAGKRQGTFIISMQTAPEDAQKATQSTIALLKDLQTKGVTAAEVANSKRSIASNYTVELASPDEIAGATLGNAIYGLNPNEISEFPKKIQAVTLEQVNQVAKELIQPDRLVVVTAGPPKK; encoded by the coding sequence ATGTTAAAAATCAGAGATTTTTGGGTGAGTTGGCGGCGATATCGGTTTGGGATGTTATTGTTTGGCGTGTGTTTGAGTGCGATCTTGGCATCCCCACAGGTGGCGATGTCTACACAACCAATCCCGACTGTCACCACGGAATCGGCACCCGGTGCGGAGGTAGCCAAACAACCGCTAGCTCGACCCAGTAAATCCCCAACTTTACCGACAAAAAAGCCCACCACTTTAACAGCAACTGTTAAGAAGACAGTCTTGGGGAATGGGATGACTGTTTTGACTAAAGAAGTTCGCAATGCACCCGTAGTGACGGTGCAAGTGTGGTACAAAATTGGTTCGCGCAACGAAGCTCCGGGTGTAAATGGCATCGCGCATCAGTTGGAACACATGTTATTTAAAGGAACGAAAGATCGACCGATTCAATTTGGGCGATTATTTTCGGCACTCGGTAGCAGTTTTAATGCTTTTACGAGTTACGATCAGACTGCTTATTACGGAACAGTCGAGAAAAATAAACTTTCGAGTTTATTAGTTTTAGAAGCCGATCGAATGCAGAATTCGACGATCGATACCGAGAAACTCACTGGTGAAAAACGGGTCGTCATTTCGGAATTGCAAGGGTATGAAAATAGCCCCAGTTATCGACTCGATCGTGCTGTCAAACGCGCTGCTTTTCCAAATACTCCCTACGGATTGACTGTCGGCGGTACCAAAGCCGATGTCGAGAAATTTACCGTCGAGCAGGTGCGGTCTTACTATGATTCTTACTATGCACCGAATAATGCCACATTAGTCGTCGTCGGCGACTTCGACACTGCCAAGCTGATGGCCAAAGTGGAGGAGACATTTGGCAAAGTGCCGCGTCGAGAAATTAAAGTTACCAAGTCTCCGCCGACAAACATCAAGCCCACGCGTCGGCTAACCCTTAAAGAGCCAGGTACTACCCAGCTCACCAACCAAGTATATCCGTTACCAGACGCCAATCATCCCGACGTACCCGCGATCGATGTGATGAATTACGTTCTCACCGAAGGACGCAGTTCGCGGATGTATCAATCGATCGTCGAAACGGGCATTGCCACTAGTCTCGACGGTGGTGCCATCAACCTCGCCGCTGGTGGCTGGTATGAGATTTCGTCGATCGTCGAAGTCGGCAAATCGCTCCCCAAATTAGAAGCCGCGATCGAGAAAGAGATTAAGCTACTCCAAACCAAAGGAGCCACCGCTGGTGAAATCGCTCGCGCCAAAGCCCAGCTCAAAGCCGCCTACCTCCTGAGCAATCGCGATATCAACTCGCAAGCCAGACAACTCGGTAACGACCAAACCACCACTGGCGACTATCAATTTACCGATAAATATCTCGCTGGCGTCGAACGTGTCACCCTCGCTGATGTCCAACGAGTCGCCAAAAAATATCTCCAACCCAATCTTAAAACGATCGGCTTCTTCGAGCCGACCCAAATCACCGATAAAGCGGCAGCGGCAGCTACTGGCGGCAAAACAGCCGACAATTTCGCGCCAGGTGCCCCTGTAGACCCTAGCGAACTGGCTAAATATCTCCCCCCACTCGACCCCGATACTAGCAGCCAAACTCAAGCATTGCCCCAAGAGGTGCAGCTTAAAAATGGCTTGCGCGTCTTCTTACTCCCCGATTCGAGTACGCCGACAGTTACCTTGAGTGGGAGCATTCAAGCTGGAACAGAATATGACAGTCCTAATAAAGCTGGACTGGCTTCGCTGACTGCTGCCAACATCATGAGCGGTACCCAGACTCAAACCGCCCTAACGATCGCCAAAACCTTAGAAAGTCGCGGTGCGGGACTGGCATTTGGAGCGAGTCGCGAAGGCGTCGGCCTCGGTGGTAATGCGCTCTCTAAGGATTTACCGATTTTGCTGCAAACCTTGGGTGATGTCGTTCAAAATGCCAACTTCCCCCAACCAAAATTTGAACTCAGCCGCCAACGGGCACTAACTAGCCTCAAACTAGAGTTAGATAGTCCCAACAGCGTGGCGCGGCGCAAATTTCAACAGACGATTTATCCCAAAGATCACCCCTTTACCATTTTCCCCACCGCCGAAACGTTATCGGCACTGACAGCCGCAGATCTCCAAACTTTCTATCGCCAGCACTACCTCCCCAGCAACACGATTTTAGCGATCGTCGGTGACTTTAAGGTGGCTGAGGTCACAGCCTTACTAGAATCGACGCTGGGTAAATGGTCTACTACGGCTGAGTCAGTCAAACTCAAGTATCCCATCCCACAGCTACCCACTCAGCAGGTACTAGTTAACCCTGCTCTCCCAGGCAAAACCCAAGCGATTACCCTGCTAGGCAATAAAGCGATCGATCGCAAAGATCCGCGCTACTATTCCGCCTTAGTGCTCAATCAAATCCTTGGTGGCGATACCCTTTCCAGCCGTCTGGGTACCGAAATTCGCGATCGACTGGGTTTAACTTACGGCATCTACAGTAGCTTTGCGGCTGGCAAACGTCAGGGTACCTTTATTATCTCAATGCAAACTGCACCAGAAGATGCCCAAAAAGCCACCCAAAGCACGATCGCCCTACTCAAAGATCTCCAAACTAAAGGAGTCACCGCCGCTGAAGTTGCCAACTCCAAACGCAGTATTGCCAGCAACTACACCGTCGAACTCGCCTCCCCCGACGAGATTGCTGGAGCTACGCTCGGTAATGCCATCTATGGTTTGAACCCTAACGAAATTAGCGAGTTTCCGAAGAAGATTCAAGCCGTAACCTTAGAGCAAGTCAACCAGGTTGCCAAAGAATTAATTCAACCCGATCGGTTGGTGGTAGTCACCGCTGGGCCACCGAAAAAGTAA
- a CDS encoding Spx/MgsR family RNA polymerase-binding regulatory protein — MTSIQVYGIPTCGTCKKALQWLDAQGISYEFINTKEKPPSATQIASWVERLGERPMRNTSGQSYRALDETKDTWNETQWAAAFSDDVMLLKRPIFVKDGIAIAVGFRNVAEIKDLLT, encoded by the coding sequence ATGACATCAATTCAAGTTTATGGTATTCCCACCTGTGGTACTTGCAAAAAAGCTCTACAATGGCTAGACGCACAGGGCATTAGTTATGAATTTATCAATACCAAAGAAAAGCCACCTAGCGCAACCCAAATTGCTAGTTGGGTCGAACGCTTAGGCGAACGTCCGATGCGAAATACTTCGGGTCAATCTTATCGCGCGCTCGATGAAACTAAAGATACTTGGAATGAGACGCAATGGGCGGCAGCTTTTAGCGATGATGTGATGTTATTAAAACGACCGATTTTTGTCAAAGATGGAATCGCGATCGCTGTTGGTTTTCGGAATGTTGCAGAAATTAAAGATCTATTGACATAG
- a CDS encoding MFS transporter, with the protein MQTVVETPKTDWQPVLAMALMQGAIVLCWIVYRMYIPDLLGQFGFPKDSSVIILAIEGFLAVLIEPLFGSLSDRQKTLWGLKGPFVTIGVLLSAGLLFVLPSIVLLGNPDSIRWLFVALVILWAMAMAMFRSPMLARLGEFACQRDWPYAASVLTLVGTLAGTLALPASKQIVKGLGAGPAFAISSIILLLSATLLNRSQTTQVRLPAITADDLQPAARNLFLVALTGSTITMGVILTQQLIGLVGRAQTPMLMTLFLVVQLVTVLPIGLAAKRWGNLQIMLGGLIVLAIGFSMLILPGFHAVAVLLLGVGMSCVGVGTIPFALSMVPLSRGGLGIGFYFGGASLAGALFNVFMSVSRQLPLIPGWAVGLVSLAIAMVALWIGRSMVVKQDPLIPNL; encoded by the coding sequence ATGCAAACTGTAGTAGAAACGCCTAAAACCGATTGGCAACCAGTACTCGCGATGGCCCTGATGCAAGGTGCAATCGTGCTCTGTTGGATTGTTTATCGCATGTATATTCCCGATTTGTTGGGACAGTTTGGTTTTCCGAAAGATTCGTCAGTTATCATTTTGGCAATCGAAGGCTTTTTAGCTGTCTTAATCGAACCCCTGTTTGGCAGCTTGTCCGATCGCCAAAAGACATTATGGGGGTTAAAAGGGCCATTTGTGACGATCGGGGTGTTACTCTCCGCTGGGTTGTTGTTCGTATTGCCATCGATCGTGTTATTGGGCAATCCTGACTCGATCCGGTGGTTATTTGTGGCTCTAGTAATTCTGTGGGCGATGGCGATGGCGATGTTTCGATCGCCGATGTTAGCTCGCTTGGGCGAATTTGCCTGTCAGCGCGACTGGCCTTATGCAGCGAGCGTCTTGACATTAGTCGGTACCCTGGCTGGCACCCTCGCTTTACCTGCTTCTAAGCAAATTGTCAAAGGACTGGGGGCGGGGCCAGCATTTGCGATTAGTTCGATTATTTTGCTACTCTCAGCTACTTTGCTCAACCGCTCTCAAACCACTCAAGTGCGATTGCCAGCCATCACCGCAGATGATTTGCAACCAGCGGCCCGAAACCTATTCTTAGTCGCGCTAACTGGCAGCACCATTACGATGGGCGTTATTTTAACCCAACAGTTGATTGGTTTAGTCGGAAGAGCGCAAACCCCAATGTTAATGACATTATTTCTTGTCGTTCAACTAGTAACCGTGCTGCCGATCGGGTTGGCGGCAAAGCGGTGGGGTAATTTACAAATCATGCTCGGTGGCTTAATCGTGTTAGCGATCGGTTTTTCGATGCTGATATTACCCGGTTTTCATGCCGTAGCCGTGCTGTTGTTGGGTGTAGGAATGAGTTGCGTTGGTGTCGGAACGATTCCCTTTGCGTTGAGTATGGTGCCGCTATCTAGAGGCGGCTTAGGCATTGGTTTCTATTTTGGCGGTGCTTCTCTGGCTGGGGCGTTATTTAATGTCTTTATGTCTGTCTCCCGTCAATTACCCCTAATCCCTGGATGGGCGGTGGGTTTAGTTTCACTGGCGATCGCGATGGTGGCATTATGGATCGGTCGATCGATGGTCGTCAAACAAGATCCACTCATCCCCAATCTTTAG
- the glyS gene encoding glycine--tRNA ligase subunit beta translates to MSDFLLEVGTEDLPAGFVSDAIRQWEKMIPASLTAEALSYSSVEIYATPRRLSAIITNLPDRQVDRVEEIKGPPAAAAYKDGQPTPAAIGFAKKQGVDVSSLELRPTDKGEFIFITKTIAGRDTTEILTESIPQWIFKLEGKRLMRWANGELKFPRPIRWLVALWNESILPIEIVNGEDVVTSDRISHVHRVLHPQPVSVVSAPQYLKTLADGFVNVDQNQRKADIQQQIQAAATHMGGVAEVYPDLLAEVVNLVEYPTAVVGKFDDEFLDLPPEVITTVMVTHQRYFPIFTDASKQKLLPHFITISNGDPAKSDIIAAGNGRVVRARLADGQYFYQADLAQPLADYLPKLDTVTFQADLGSVQLKVDRIVKNANSIASQLNLTPDQCQNIDRAALLCKADLVTQMVGEFPELQGIMGSKYAIANGETPAVATAILEHYLPRNAEDSLPQTLTGQIVGIADRLDTLVCIFGLGMLPTGSSDPFALRRAANAIVNIVWNANLGINLEQLIDRIVSEFSQIRTQVNTAELTQQLQDFFIQRLRNLLQEDRQIDYDLVNAILGENDREYTQRALTDLLDTRDRAIFLQQIRDNGTLESIYATVNRSSKLAAQGNLDTQQLAPTHVIQTNLFQKSSEQAVYDGLIALEPQTNAAKASRNYQQLIDALAQLTPAIGNFFDGEDSVLIMDSNPDIKTNRLNLLGLVRNHARVLADFGSIVK, encoded by the coding sequence ATGTCTGATTTTTTGTTAGAGGTCGGTACTGAAGATTTGCCCGCAGGGTTTGTCAGCGATGCAATTCGTCAGTGGGAAAAGATGATTCCCGCGAGTCTGACGGCTGAAGCTTTGTCTTATAGTAGCGTAGAGATCTATGCTACGCCACGCCGACTCTCTGCGATTATTACTAATTTACCCGATCGCCAGGTCGATCGCGTCGAGGAAATCAAAGGCCCTCCCGCCGCAGCCGCCTATAAAGATGGGCAACCGACTCCCGCAGCCATCGGTTTTGCCAAGAAGCAAGGGGTAGATGTCTCTAGTCTGGAATTGCGTCCGACGGATAAGGGTGAGTTTATTTTTATCACCAAAACGATCGCTGGACGCGATACCACAGAAATTTTAACCGAGTCGATTCCCCAGTGGATTTTTAAATTAGAAGGCAAACGACTGATGCGCTGGGCGAATGGGGAGCTAAAGTTTCCCCGTCCGATTCGTTGGTTGGTTGCGCTGTGGAATGAATCAATTTTACCGATCGAAATTGTCAATGGCGAAGATGTCGTCACTAGCGATCGGATTTCGCACGTTCATCGAGTTCTCCATCCCCAACCAGTTTCCGTCGTTTCAGCCCCCCAGTATTTAAAAACCTTGGCGGATGGATTTGTAAATGTAGACCAAAATCAGCGCAAAGCTGACATCCAGCAACAGATCCAAGCTGCCGCGACGCACATGGGTGGTGTTGCCGAAGTTTACCCAGATTTGTTAGCAGAAGTTGTCAATCTCGTCGAATATCCCACTGCTGTTGTCGGTAAATTTGACGATGAATTTCTCGATTTACCGCCGGAAGTAATTACAACGGTAATGGTGACGCATCAGCGATATTTCCCGATCTTTACAGACGCCAGCAAACAGAAATTATTACCGCACTTCATCACGATTTCTAATGGCGATCCGGCCAAGTCCGACATTATTGCCGCCGGAAATGGTCGCGTCGTCCGCGCGCGATTGGCTGACGGACAATATTTCTATCAAGCTGACTTAGCTCAACCTTTGGCCGACTATTTACCGAAACTAGATACAGTTACTTTCCAAGCCGATTTAGGTTCGGTACAACTAAAAGTCGATCGAATTGTCAAAAATGCCAACTCGATCGCAAGTCAATTAAATTTAACTCCCGATCAGTGCCAAAATATCGATCGGGCAGCGTTACTTTGCAAAGCCGATCTCGTCACTCAAATGGTCGGCGAATTTCCAGAACTGCAAGGAATTATGGGATCTAAATATGCGATCGCTAATGGCGAAACACCAGCAGTAGCCACAGCTATATTGGAGCACTATTTACCTCGCAATGCCGAAGATAGCTTGCCGCAAACTTTAACCGGACAAATCGTCGGTATCGCCGACAGACTCGATACATTAGTCTGTATCTTCGGCTTAGGGATGTTGCCGACAGGTTCCTCCGATCCCTTTGCCCTCCGCCGAGCTGCAAATGCGATCGTGAATATCGTCTGGAATGCTAACTTAGGCATCAATCTAGAACAGTTAATCGATCGCATCGTCAGCGAATTCAGCCAGATTAGAACTCAAGTAAATACTGCCGAACTCACCCAACAATTGCAGGATTTCTTCATCCAAAGGTTGCGAAACTTACTCCAAGAAGACCGCCAGATCGATTACGATCTCGTCAACGCCATCTTGGGCGAAAACGATCGAGAATATACTCAGCGCGCCCTCACCGATTTACTCGATACACGCGATCGAGCCATATTTCTCCAACAGATTCGCGATAACGGTACCCTAGAAAGTATCTATGCAACTGTCAATCGATCGAGTAAATTAGCCGCTCAAGGTAATTTAGACACTCAACAACTAGCACCCACCCACGTAATCCAAACAAATCTCTTCCAAAAATCTTCCGAGCAAGCCGTGTATGATGGTTTAATCGCCCTAGAACCTCAGACAAACGCCGCAAAAGCTTCGCGTAACTATCAACAACTTATCGACGCTCTAGCCCAGCTTACCCCCGCAATTGGTAACTTCTTCGATGGCGAAGATAGTGTCCTAATTATGGACTCCAATCCAGACATTAAAACCAACCGTCTCAATCTATTAGGATTGGTTCGCAATCATGCACGGGTATTAGCTGATTTTGGCTCGATTGTTAAATAA
- a CDS encoding DUF1499 domain-containing protein has product MFAGKPPTNIGVNNGRLTACPNTPNCVSSQAPASDAQHAIAPLPMSGDAATTMANLKQVIKAMPRTKIVNETNDYLYVEFASKLMGYVDDVEFYLDTASNTVQVRSASRLGQSDLGVNRQRIEDIRLAMSNLT; this is encoded by the coding sequence ATGTTTGCAGGTAAGCCACCCACAAATATTGGGGTCAATAATGGTAGATTAACTGCTTGTCCGAATACTCCAAACTGTGTGAGTTCTCAAGCACCAGCTAGCGACGCCCAACACGCGATCGCGCCATTGCCGATGAGTGGCGATGCAGCCACGACGATGGCGAATTTGAAACAGGTAATTAAAGCAATGCCTCGGACAAAAATAGTCAACGAAACTAATGATTATTTATATGTAGAATTTGCCAGCAAATTGATGGGATATGTCGATGATGTCGAATTTTATCTCGACACTGCTAGCAACACAGTTCAAGTTAGATCTGCTTCGCGATTGGGTCAATCCGACTTAGGTGTGAATCGCCAACGGATTGAAGATATTCGACTCGCAATGAGCAATCTTACCTGA
- a CDS encoding putative bifunctional diguanylate cyclase/phosphodiesterase gives MKMLCSSPSVRQLKPELLADIARALNADGSRLLILAQPLVQHAQIYSYGLQPRSSMPIEKNRLWQNVIHQIDRPLHPHGNSLPAIASALDKVYPVNCVAKLPALAPLLTAFQTAGIQSLLILALSDRDRCVGCLTLFRSAAKESGAGWTNEELQLAQNLACQMYLAVMEQRVEQMVRDRLYHDILTGLPNRMLLSQWLNLALSKMPAQGEFLAVIVLNLTRFKNINDSLGHRCGDRLLQLIAERLQHNFDNEATIGRWSGDEFVMIIPAVSDITSIERVADRTIACFDLPFVFDRSFPRLKTNSLYIKVSMGIAIATSGSLDSESLLQHADTALTQAKSNGKNSYEIYTDAIIDPVNDRLQLENILDRAISDCKLFLHYQPQLDILTGKIIGIEALLRCQDLHGNSLSPAELIPIAEETGSIVPIGEWVIRTACQQNKIWQDLGLGDFPIAVNFSVKQLQNRNLIETIATILAETGLPATALEIEITESIAIKDLDLTISILQSLRQIGVKISLDDFGTGYSSLAALKYLPLDRLKIDRSFMQGLRANSIDVCIVRTIINLGHELNLNVVAEGVETVEQFECLRSINCDAVQGFLFSRPLTASELEVAIATGSYLHQNLFHVHN, from the coding sequence ATGAAGATGTTGTGCTCGTCACCATCTGTGCGTCAACTCAAACCCGAATTGCTAGCAGATATCGCTCGCGCTCTCAATGCGGATGGTAGTAGGCTCCTCATCCTCGCTCAACCGCTAGTTCAACACGCTCAAATTTATAGCTACGGCTTACAGCCACGTAGTTCGATGCCGATCGAAAAGAATCGGTTATGGCAAAATGTCATCCATCAAATCGATCGACCGCTACATCCTCATGGTAACTCTCTGCCAGCCATCGCTTCAGCACTCGACAAAGTTTATCCAGTCAATTGTGTTGCCAAGCTGCCTGCACTCGCACCCCTATTGACAGCATTCCAGACCGCAGGCATTCAATCCTTGCTGATTTTAGCTCTGAGCGATCGCGATCGATGTGTGGGTTGTCTGACGTTATTTAGATCTGCGGCAAAAGAGTCGGGGGCTGGCTGGACGAATGAAGAGTTACAATTAGCTCAAAATTTAGCGTGTCAAATGTATTTAGCAGTAATGGAGCAACGAGTCGAACAGATGGTTCGAGATCGGTTGTATCACGATATTTTAACTGGTTTACCCAACCGAATGCTATTGAGTCAATGGCTGAATTTAGCATTATCAAAAATGCCTGCTCAAGGTGAATTTTTGGCTGTCATTGTTCTCAATCTGACGCGGTTTAAAAATATCAATGATAGTTTGGGTCATCGCTGTGGCGATCGCTTGCTGCAATTAATTGCAGAACGCTTGCAACATAACTTTGATAACGAAGCGACGATCGGACGTTGGAGTGGAGATGAGTTTGTGATGATAATCCCGGCAGTTAGCGATATTACCTCGATCGAAAGAGTTGCCGACCGCACGATCGCTTGTTTCGATTTGCCTTTTGTATTCGATCGAAGTTTTCCGAGATTAAAGACCAATTCACTCTATATCAAAGTTAGCATGGGAATTGCCATTGCGACTAGTGGCAGCTTGGATAGTGAAAGCTTACTCCAGCATGCAGATACCGCCCTCACTCAAGCTAAAAGCAATGGTAAAAATAGCTATGAAATTTATACCGATGCAATTATCGATCCAGTTAACGATCGATTGCAATTAGAAAATATCCTAGATCGGGCAATTTCCGATTGCAAACTCTTCCTACATTATCAACCACAGCTAGATATTCTCACCGGGAAAATTATTGGCATCGAAGCTTTATTACGATGCCAAGATCTTCATGGTAACTCACTCTCTCCTGCCGAACTAATTCCAATAGCCGAAGAAACTGGCTCGATCGTGCCAATTGGTGAATGGGTGATTAGGACAGCTTGTCAGCAGAATAAAATCTGGCAAGATTTGGGATTGGGTGATTTTCCGATCGCGGTAAATTTCTCGGTCAAACAACTGCAAAATCGAAATTTAATTGAGACGATTGCCACGATTTTAGCGGAAACCGGATTGCCTGCAACTGCCCTGGAAATAGAAATTACGGAAAGTATTGCAATTAAAGATTTAGATTTGACAATCTCAATTCTCCAGTCTCTGCGGCAAATAGGTGTTAAGATCTCTTTGGATGATTTTGGTACGGGTTACTCTTCCTTGGCGGCACTCAAATATTTACCTTTAGATCGACTCAAAATCGATCGATCTTTTATGCAAGGACTTCGTGCTAATTCGATTGATGTATGTATCGTTAGAACTATTATCAACTTAGGACATGAATTAAACCTCAATGTCGTAGCTGAAGGAGTAGAAACAGTCGAACAATTTGAGTGCTTGCGATCGATTAATTGCGATGCCGTTCAAGGTTTCTTATTTAGTCGTCCGCTAACGGCGTCTGAGTTAGAAGTCGCGATCGCGACAGGTAGTTATTTGCATCAGAATTTATTTCACGTCCATAACTAG
- a CDS encoding FAD-binding oxidoreductase translates to MDDSINDISLPIGLPKNVEELAELVAIANRDRVPVAIAGNSTKLDWGGIVTGAKSLVSTQKLDRSIAHAVGDLTVTVEAGIKFANLQEILAAAGQFLPLDPAYPDRATIGGIIATADAGSLRHRYGGVRDLLLGISFVRADGKIAKAGGRVVKNVAGYDMMKLFTGSYGTLGILTEVTLRVYPLPTNFGTVILTGAPEKLERAAKFLLASTLTPISADVVSTAFSQALELSNTPSLVVKFATIPESIAQQSAQLLEIGKSLGLKGGIWQGPQADNLWSGIQTGIWGTTPIGCKLGVKLTAAVETIAILDRATANTSKAVIHLNSGIGACALGDAKYIDPLRHHCEASGGFVSVLQAPVGVKQQLNVWGYRGNAVPLMQQIKQQFDPFGLLNPGRCF, encoded by the coding sequence ATGGACGACAGCATTAATGATATCTCTTTGCCGATCGGTCTGCCAAAGAATGTCGAAGAACTTGCCGAATTAGTTGCCATTGCCAACCGAGATCGAGTGCCTGTCGCGATCGCGGGCAATAGTACTAAGCTGGACTGGGGTGGCATCGTTACAGGTGCTAAATCGCTCGTCAGTACCCAAAAACTCGATCGCTCGATCGCTCATGCTGTCGGCGATCTAACTGTTACTGTCGAAGCAGGAATAAAGTTCGCCAACTTGCAAGAGATATTAGCCGCCGCTGGACAATTCTTACCACTAGATCCGGCTTATCCCGATCGAGCTACGATTGGCGGTATTATTGCCACTGCTGATGCTGGCTCCCTTCGTCATCGCTACGGTGGCGTCCGCGATTTACTACTCGGCATTAGTTTTGTGCGCGCTGATGGCAAAATTGCCAAAGCTGGCGGTAGAGTCGTCAAAAACGTGGCTGGCTACGACATGATGAAGCTGTTTACTGGTTCCTATGGCACATTAGGAATTTTGACAGAAGTAACGCTGCGAGTTTACCCATTACCCACCAATTTTGGTACCGTCATCCTCACTGGTGCCCCCGAAAAGCTGGAACGAGCGGCCAAATTTTTACTCGCTAGTACCTTAACCCCGATCTCCGCAGACGTGGTTTCTACGGCCTTTAGTCAGGCCCTAGAGCTAAGTAATACTCCCAGTCTCGTCGTTAAATTTGCCACCATTCCCGAAAGCATCGCCCAACAATCAGCACAATTACTAGAGATCGGTAAAAGCTTGGGCTTAAAAGGTGGAATCTGGCAAGGCCCGCAAGCTGACAACCTCTGGAGTGGCATCCAAACCGGAATTTGGGGAACTACTCCCATTGGTTGTAAACTAGGCGTCAAGCTCACCGCCGCAGTGGAAACGATCGCCATACTCGACCGAGCCACTGCTAATACATCTAAAGCTGTCATTCATCTCAATAGCGGCATCGGAGCCTGCGCTCTGGGCGATGCAAAATACATCGATCCCCTCCGCCATCATTGCGAAGCATCTGGTGGCTTTGTGTCCGTTCTCCAGGCACCTGTGGGGGTAAAGCAACAACTAAATGTGTGGGGATACCGAGGTAATGCCGTCCCGCTAATGCAACAAATTAAACAGCAGTTCGATCCATTCGGTCTTCTCAATCCCGGACGGTGTTTTTAG